A region of Dioscorea cayenensis subsp. rotundata cultivar TDr96_F1 chromosome 5, TDr96_F1_v2_PseudoChromosome.rev07_lg8_w22 25.fasta, whole genome shotgun sequence DNA encodes the following proteins:
- the LOC120260002 gene encoding umecyanin-like has protein sequence MDKKVRRGGGIEESDGIYVSWGYSCVGDPAEFNFQTRSHDVVAVTKSGYDACSGNDQIASPVNNGPANIPLSSAGGYYYICSFSGHFYAGQKLTINVESLPSSSGNAPSPRLGAPPPPSS, from the exons ATGGACAAGAAGGTAAGGCGCGGTGGTGGTATAGAGGAGAGTGATGGCATCTATGTTAGTTGGGGCTACAGCTGTGTCGGTGATCCTGCAG AGTTCAATTTTCAGACAAGAAGCCATGATGTCGTAGCTGTGACAAAGTCTGGATATGATGCTTGCTCCGGCAATGATCAGATAGCGTCTCCGGTGAACAACGGCCCAGCCAATATCCCCTTATCCTCTGCAGGGGGATACTACTACATATGCAGCTTCTCCGGCCATTTCTATGCAGGGCAGAAGCTAACCATTAATGTTGAATCCTTGCCATCTAGCTCCGGCAATGCACCTTCACCCAGGTTGGGAGCTCCTCCTCCACCTTCCAGCTAA